The genomic interval TGGCCGAAGAAGGGGCAGACCTGGACGTGCACCTTCGTCTTCCCGAACTGGTCCAGGTACCGCAGGAACTCCAGCACGTGCGCGCCGCTGCACCGCGCGAGCGACAGCGGCGGCCGGTGGTTCCTCAGGTACTGCCCGAACGTGTTCCAGTCCCGCCGCTTCTGCGACTCGTACCTGCTCAGCGACGGCGACGAAGACGACGACGGAGACGACGAAGAAGAAGCTCCGGCCGCCGCAGCAGCCAGGGGTTCCTGATCGGAGGGAGGGCTCTCTGGGTTCGGTATCATatccatctctctctctctttcctcctcctcttcttcttcttcctattcAAACTAACTAACTAAAAATTTACTTCCCTAAATTAACACAAGCATTTGATTAATATTGACTACGTAAATATTAAACAAATGGATAATTAAATAAGCATATATGTATAATACGTTACCTTGGTGGCTTGGGAGCGCAGATCCGCTGTCAGAAGGATTTTAGAAAGCTTAATTAGATCGCTTTTGTATATATCAAGCTAGTTCAAATTTGTAGTGGACAGACAGAGCTAGAGCTGGAGCTGGAGCTAGAGCTAGAGCTAGCTAGCGAGGGAAATAAATGAGCTAGCGAGTGGAGGATTATTCCAACGATCCCACCGACTATGCCAGATCAGGGCGTTGTTTCCtgctggaggaggaggaggaggagatgatGATGAAGTTGGAGAGATGGAGATGAAGCACAGCTTGTTGCGCAGAGGGAGAGGGACGATGGTCCATGGTTTTATAGTCCGGGGGGTGTACGAGCGAGGGAGCCAGAGAGGAGAAAAAAGTGGGCGAAGCGACCACCCAGCGCCAAGACAAGCTGGCAGTGGCATGTAAGGTGATGTGACAGcatacaaaataaaaattttctttcattaatattttttttaataaagatcaaaagaaatattaataaagatcaaaagagttttttttaCTATTGTTACATCCATATTACTTATCCtatctaaaatttttattttaaattttaaataaaataactaaaaaaaaattatataactactctattcattttttaaatttaaatttaatgaaaactaaacctccactctaaaaataaaataatatattttttaatctctctcctttcttttctccgctcattcttttcaatttttctccttccactcattctataaatataataataaaaaataataataataataataaaataataaggatgatgaaaattttaggaTAGTTGATATAGTGTTTAGTaaaaaatgattatctaaatttaataaagtgagttATTTATCTAAgttataattgttataataaaTATTACACTGTAACAATGCTTTAATTCTTATCGATACTAATGATTCTCCTTTCAtgatggtaaaagatgaatacgtttgtATCCAGCGCCTTCATCAATTCGTCCCAAGGCCaatacgaaggaggtaaatcatgggcggctactagcctttggaatagtaactaacacataagggagacatttatctcggctttgtcgagattcgaaccccagacctcatgatgacaGTACcttatgcgctagccactagacccctCTGAAGGGATAATGATCCTCCTTTCATAATAAATGAAAGGGAGGTCCTATTTCGATAAAAATGTCTTTTTTACTTTTGCCctattttttttcatttgatAATAATTAACAATTTAAGGTAGAGCTTTTGTTTAATTTACACCCTCGTAATTACATTTATCAGTATTTAGAATGCCCATCAAGACTCGAAAAATATCAGATCGCACCCTTTAACTCTAGGGTGTTGGCTTGTTACTCGCTAGAAATGACTGATCTCTTATCGTGTATTTTTACCACATATACTTATATCAATAGTTTTGTCGATACAATCCTCGTgatctttattttattattattatcattactattattttaataatttagatatctaacTCTTACCATCCTCATGGtctttatcatatatatatatatatatatatatatatatatatatatatatatatatatatatatattttggctAAATGAATCATAAAACCTTGTAGGAAGAAACTAATGATTGCCAGTGGGAGTGAAGATTGAGACACGAGTGTAGGGGTGCCAATGTACCATTGCATATGTCTATTCTTTGTCATCAATTTATTACATATGTCTCCCCTTAAATTTTAGCAattaaataatcattttaatCATCGAGTGTCGACCCATGTTAGTGGAGTTAATAATTTTGATCGAGGGATAATATAATATACTTGATTATTGCGAATTCAAATATCTCAATGGAATCCCTATACTTCATTACTTAGGGTTCATGTTCAACCTTCAAACGAGTTAGATCAAATGAATGCCCATTTATATACGTACAAAGCAGTTAGATCAATCGAGAATTTTCAGCATAAAGGGTTTGTAAATAGGACTACAGTTAAGATTCATTCTCTTAGGACGATAAATAAATCAAACGTTTATGAATAAATTTGACATTCAGTTTGGTAAaaatttgtttatgttcgtttaatatacacaagatcaattaaataaataaggttgAATAGcttgttaaactaaacaaacaaggttGAATATACATGTGTTCAACTCGTCAACGTTCATGATCAATATTCACGaatcatgttcattaataaaactcttatcaatatactaaataaataaaaataaaataaaataaataaataagtttgaactatcaaactcaataaccaatcaaataagtaaagtttcaaataactaaacagacttgaattgagagctcgataatatctaaacgaaccaagctcaaaccaaacttgaattgagagtttgataacatttaaacaaaccaagctcaagcaaacttcaaacaagc from Zingiber officinale cultivar Zhangliang chromosome 6B, Zo_v1.1, whole genome shotgun sequence carries:
- the LOC121989964 gene encoding protein G1-like4, with protein sequence MDMIPNPESPPSDQEPLAAAAAGASSSSSPSSSSSPSLSRYESQKRRDWNTFGQYLRNHRPPLSLARCSGAHVLEFLRYLDQFGKTKVHVQVCPFFGHPSPPAPCPCPLRQAWGSLDALVGRLRAAYEENGGRPENNPFAARAIRLYLREVRDLQSKARGVSYEKKKRKKAPPPLPDHHHPPPLPP